DNA from Brassica napus cultivar Da-Ae chromosome C4, Da-Ae, whole genome shotgun sequence:
AAGTCATTTAATTTTCCACACTGACGAATATTGCATCTCATTAGTCACTAGGTAGTTCAACTTCAAAGTTTTCTAACCAATTAATTCTCTGGCAAGTCACCTAAAACACATTTTCAACCTTTTAATCCAGTAGGTTTAGACTTAAATAAACCAAACCTTCTGTGTTAGGCTGCCTTAAAAAGTCAGCATCAGCAACTATCAAGATTTTGTCAAAAGGTTGCAATCTTTTTAGTCAAGTATTAAATTGTATGTTCACAAAATTCAAATGTAAAACTTACCCTACTTGTGGTTATAGTACAAAGAAAATGATAGGAAAAGGTACAAAAATTTAATTGAGTAGAATAGTATAAAATACAACCTTCATGGATATAATTTTGAATTAgctaaaatagctaaacaaAGTAAGCATCCACAACTATCAAGGTTTTGTACAAAAAGTTGCATTCTTTTTAGGGAAGTATTAAATTGCAAGTTCACAGATTCAAATGTAATTTTTACCCTACTTGTGGTTATAGTATAAGGAATTTGACagtaaaaatattcaaaaataattgaagaatAATGAATGCAATTGTAGGGCTTAAAATACAATCTTCATGGATAGAAATTTTAACAGCTAAAATTAGTTATGATCCAAAGCCAGAAATAGTAAGAGACAAAAAAACGGTGAAACGAAAAGTGTATTAAATGAGTTGTAACAGGACGAAGATAGCGATGAGACAGAGAGCTTGGAGAAAGTGAgaggacaagaagaagaagaggaacaaTGTAGCCCTGTTTCTGTACTTGACCCtcttgaggaagaagaggaCGACAAGGACCACCACCAACAAGAGCCTGGCCATCTCAATCTCCCCTCGTGCAGCTTTGAAGTTGTACAGCGTGAGTAAACAATCAATTACGTATTGGTCCCAAAATCGTTTTAAAAGGTTTTTAAAATGGGTGTGTTTTGGACTAAACAGGTGCGAAAAGGCGGCTACTCAAGAAGCTTCGTAGATTCGAGAAGTTAGCAGGGCTGGAGCCCGCAGACCTTGAAGGGAAGAtgtcagaagaagaagaagtgtgtgAAGAGAGCGAGGAAGACGATAACATAAGGGTATATGATTGGGATGAAGAATATGAGGACGTGAATGAAGCTATGGCTCGAGAGAGCGGATGCATGCAAGAGGAGAGGCAGGAGAAGTGGATGATGTTGAATGCATGGAGAGTAGGGATGGGTGCGGATGTATACGTGGACGCGGTGGTGCAGAAAGATATGAGAGGAGAGGCCGGACAGTGGACAAAACACGGTGGAGAAGTGGAGGAGACCGTCGCTGATCTCGAGCTCTCcatcttcttgttcttgattgATGAATTTTCCCACGAACTTGTTTCTTCTCAAtcatgaacatatatataatgaaatttattagAGGCAGGAAGGTTAGTATATTTCTAGATATCTTTGACTTGATAAACCGAATTAACCTATATATCTTGAATCCTAAATTTGATTCATTTCTTGTCCCTTCGAACGATTATAAATGTCAAAACGTTAATTTTTCTTACTGGAAATATACTCCACAGATGAACATCAACGATAAGatgaaaaatgttaaatttaatgaGGTTTATATTAATTCTCCATAGATGGCTTTATTTGGGGGTAATAATATAAcatttaattcaaaaaaaaaaaagaagtaataaCATTGCATGTATCACACCGATGTGTCCCTGAACTATAATTTGTAATCTAATGCTTTTACTCATATTGACACCATATTAGTATCTGGATTCAAAATCTCTGTTTGGTTTGGTCTATGTGAGTTGTTGAGTATTGTTCCAAACCAACCGGATCATAGCTATCCAACTTTTAAACCTAATTAAAGGTACTCATATTGAAGGATTAAAAAATCCACGTCTGAGTTGCGTGTTCTTCAAGAACGAATTAGATTTCAGTttgatatatgaatatatatatatattagatatatgTTTCACAGTTTCAGTAAGTCATGTGTAGGATCGCAACATGGTACATCATACAAATATCTTTCTAGTTAACGATGTTTCCTGCACTAAAATTACCATATATTTCAAAGTTGTTTTGATAATAATGTGGCAAACTAAGATCGGCACCTATGTGACACTGACACCAACCGGTACttcataatattaattttatatcttctataatttttttattgaatatgaTGTTTATGGGAAATCTTATTTTCTCGAGCGTGTACATAATCtctaaaagtaaaacaaaaaataccaCTACTAGTTTTTTCAAAGAAACTTCGGAGCGGCGAAAGATCATATGGATGGACCAAGTCATATACTCATATGTCATGGCTTCTAATTAAACCTTcattggaaaataaaaataaaaattgaaataattatGGACTAGACTCCATAACGTGAGCTGTGAGGATCAGGTGGACCAGCAAGAGAAAAATACAAATCACAAAGACTCTTTAAGTTCCAAAACTACATCCTCATCAATCCCACACCATAAAAATGGAGCAACCGGCAAATGCCTCCGTACACGACGGAGGAGAAAGCCTCCTCAAGATTCGCATTGAGAGTATGCATAAGAAGCTGAAGGAGCCACCAAGGTTGCTCAGCTCAGCCGCGGGAAAATCAACTTGCTCCATCTTCCGAGTACCTCAAACCATGATTGATTCCAACGGTAGATGCTATGAGCCGCGAGTTGTGTCGGTGGGACCGTACCACCGAGGCAAAACTCAGCTCAAAATGATGGAAGAACACAAATGGCGTTACTTAAATGCTCTTGTCACTCGAACCCACGACACAAAATCCTTAACTCTAGAGGATTATATGAAAACCGTGAAGAGTGTTGAGGAACTTGCAAGAGAGTGTTACTCCGAGTCAATCCACATGGACTCTGATGAGTTCAACGAGATGATGGTTCTTGACGGTTGTTTCATTCTTGAGCTGTTTCGTAAAGTCAGCCACGTTGTTCCTTTTCAACAGGATGATCCACTCGTGAACATGGCTTGGGTTCTTCCTTTCTTCACCAGAGATTTTCTCCGTCTTGAGAATCAAATCCCTTTCTTCGTTCTTGAAGCTTTGTATGACCTCACTAGAAGCGATAACGAAAGAGAGAGCAACGTTTCTTTACAGTCTCTAGCGTTTGAGTTCTTTACCAACACTATGGATAGACCAGAACAAGATCTCGCCAGGTTCAAAGACCTAAAAGCCAAACACCTCCTTGACCTTGTCCGGTCAAGCTTAATCCCGGATAGTAAGCCTCAAGCGAAACCGGTAACGTTAATTCTACAAGTGACTTAAATTTCAAGTGACTTAAACCGGATAGTAGAAAACCACATTCGTTGGGTGTTATATCTTTATGAttaggaaataaaaaaatttctaaataaaaaaggatattagtttttaaaactGTGTAAATATAAGTCTAAAAAATTGTAGATGATACATTCACATAATCAATATACAAATACTTTTTAAGTATATTTGCCTCAGTTTCAATAgtttttttctctaatttttttttgattcgtGTTTATTCACAACAACAACAGACAACTAAACCAGAGAAGAAGACACCATCCAACATCATCCACAGTATATCGAAGCTCCAGCAAGCCGGGATCAAGATCAGGGAGCTGAAAGACGAAGAGAGCTTCCTCGTTGTGAGATTCAGACATGGAGCGATAGAGATGCCGCGCATCATAGTCGACGATTTCATGGGCAGTTTCTTTCCGAACTGCGTGGCTTATGAGCAGTGCCACGCGGCGTGTTCAAAGCATTTCACTACGTACGCGACATTACTAGACTGTCTGATGAACATTAACAAAGACGTTGGGTATCTATGTGAACAAAAAATCATAGAGAACTACTTTGGCACAGAATCAGCGGTCGCTGGGTTCGTGAACAGTCTAGGCAGAGACGTGGCGTTCGACCTAGAAAACTGTTATCTCAAAGAGTTGTTTATAGAAGTGAATGAGTATTACGATAGTAGTTGGCACGTTACAATTGCTGATCTCAAGAACACTTATTTTAGGTCTCCTTGGTCTTTTATCTCTGCTCTTGCTGCTCTTATTCTTTTGATCTTATCTATTGTTCAGACGATTTTCACTGTTTATCCAAGATAGATTTAATTTCATATATTGAAAATGAACAAATCTGTTTGTGTATGGTTGAGTGgcatatatacaatatatgagAATTTTAGTAGTATTTTATTGGTGAAATGAGTGTATCTAATTACAATAGTTTTCATGGAACAGCgaattaaattattgttttattgagAAACAGACGAGATTGCATCTagatttttgttgatataaatGACAACTATTCAAGATGTTTGATAGCATGACGGTAGGAAAGGGTCAATTCAATAGAAAATTTATACGATCCTCTTTGCTCCGTGGATCAACTGAACTGATTCCACATGATAGCTCAGGCTTCATGATCAAAGTGAGTAGAAAAACCCATAGTTTTGGTAATAACCGACGATGAACATATcacctatttttatttttattgtatttgaaaacaTTCTGGTATGATTGTAGTTGACCTGGTCCATGTATGGCTCTTAGCCACATGAAATATCGATTTTcggaaaatatcatttatcgTGATAATGTGTTActgataaatatatatctacTGTGAAAATGAATATACCATGGATAGTTAGAAGTACAAGTGAGTTCAAACCTAATTTTAACTAAACTTCTAATAGTTTTACTATCTTTGATATTTGTTTCTATgctaataattaaatttaattttccttgttaagatttgttttcaaaatttataagaatttcgtgtttgtaaaacaaaaaaaatcatttatgtaaaatatttaccttttaatacatagattttatctataatattttatatacattatgAATATAGACTATAACTATcagtaaaaaaatgtaaaataaatatagtttttatactCACTTTAATATCTAGAAGTCTATGGACGACTGGAGTCTGGATGTAtgctattttatattaatatttatataatcattttaagTGGTGTTTAAAAGAAGAACGTGCGAAGAGGGGAACTCAAAATTTATAATCCGAGTACTGAAGGACTTTACAATTTTCAACGTCTGTAGTATCTAtgtttgatatttctttttggccAAGTCGCTCGAAGAAGACTCGGTCGTCGTTTTATTATTCCTTTCCTTTTGTTTTCTAAAGCTTGCCTTAAGCCCTAAGCCCCCAGCTGAATATATAACCACATAAACCAACAATCCAACATACATTTTACACATTGATTaccaaacaaacacacaaattttaatatttcccTTCTTTTGCTTTCAAGATCGTTATTTTGTGAATCATTCTCGATTTACACAAACGCAGTAATGAGTGAGAAAACATTGGTCTCTAAATCTAGAAGACTAGACAACATATTAGATCGTAAAGAGGATCAAGGGATGATTCAACATATTAAATCTAAGCTTCACAGTGGCGTTAATATTCACACGACACGCGCTCGAGGGGGCAGTCTACTTGAGGAGGCCATTGAAAAGCTTGAGAGGTTCAAAGTACGTACGGTTAAC
Protein-coding regions in this window:
- the LOC125585631 gene encoding UPF0481 protein At3g47200-like, which produces MEQPANASVHDGGESLLKIRIESMHKKLKEPPRLLSSAAGKSTCSIFRVPQTMIDSNGRCYEPRVVSVGPYHRGKTQLKMMEEHKWRYLNALVTRTHDTKSLTLEDYMKTVKSVEELARECYSESIHMDSDEFNEMMVLDGCFILELFRKVSHVVPFQQDDPLVNMAWVLPFFTRDFLRLENQIPFFVLEALYDLTRSDNERESNVSLQSLAFEFFTNTMDRPEQDLARFKDLKAKHLLDLVRSSLIPDSKPQAKPTTKPEKKTPSNIIHSISKLQQAGIKIRELKDEESFLVVRFRHGAIEMPRIIVDDFMGSFFPNCVAYEQCHAACSKHFTTYATLLDCLMNINKDVGYLCEQKIIENYFGTESAVAGFVNSLGRDVAFDLENCYLKELFIEVNEYYDSSWHVTIADLKNTYFRSPWSFISALAALILLILSIVQTIFTVYPR